Within the Acidimicrobiales bacterium genome, the region TCATCGACGGGTTGCACATCTTCGAGTTCGCGCTGCGTGACTTCATGAACACAGAGCGACTCAGCACACCCGCCAGCGTCGTCGTTCTCGACGACATGCTCCCCCGGTCGGCATCGGAGGCAGCCCGCAACAAGCACACCTTGCTCTGGGCGGGCGACGTCTACAAGGTGGCGGCCGTGCTGGAACGGTACCGGCCCGACCTCACTACCGTCCTGCTCGACACCGAGCCGACAGGGCTGCTACTGGTGCTTGGGCT harbors:
- a CDS encoding class I SAM-dependent methyltransferase; this encodes MDRHQFLRVVHERYRPRSYLEIGINDGLGLAQSTTRTIGVDPDFRIEVELACDLELVKATSDEFFARADAVSWFSDGVVDFTFIDGLHIFEFALRDFMNTERLSTPASVVVLDDMLPRSASEAARNKHTLLWAGDVYKVAAVLERYRPDLTTVLLDTEPTGLLLVLGL